TCCCGCGACAGTCATTTTCTAAACTAATGCCTTGCATCGTAAAATATCGCTGCGTAGAATCTTTTTGTTTGAGCTGAAAAGAAATTTGTGCCAAAGAATCTTTCAGTATAAATTCCTGATAGCCAGCCTCTTTATAAACAGAATCAGACAAAACATTTTCGGCCATGCAGCGCAACGTAAAAGAGGCGGTCTCTTGCGTCGGGTAAAAAATCTTGACGCGCTTAAACGGGTGTTTCAGACTGGCCGAATACCCTAATTTTAGGGTAAAAATCGCGTCGGCATCGCGCGTAGTGGCCGTAATTCCCGCCAAACCCCACTGGCATTCGCGGTCGCGGGCAGCATTACGGCAACCTTCCCAATTGCCCGTATAAGTAACCTGATAGCCAGACGGATTATTGGTTTTGGCTAATTGATACGGAAAAATAACACCGCGTCCCGCCACAGGAAATAATTTTTCGTCTAAAAGCAACTGCCGAATACGCCCCGAAAACAAATCGGCTTGTATGTGCGAGTCGCCAATATGCATAATGTGAACCTGCTTGTTTGCACCTTCGGCCAGCGAGTCGAGTTTGTCCCAAAACGGCGCGAGCACTGTCGTATCGGCACAAATCAGATGGTTTCGGTCTGCTTTATAAAGTTTCAGATGTTTTGGCGGCAAATCGGGCATATTTTGCGCAAACCCTGCCGCTATCACACTGATACAGAACAAAATAGTGTGTATAAATTTAAAAAAATATTTCATTAAGCTAAAATAAAACTTGCCTTACGGCATAGTTGAAAAAATGGATTGAAGGTTGCAAAAATACACAAGCCGCGCCAATCCGCTACTACTCACGTGCCTATAATTCGTTTTTTGTCAAAAAATCAACTTGTTGTATTTTTTTATTTAAAAATAATCCCAAAATAATCAGATTCAGGTTATCCACATAGCTGTATTTATATAGTGGAAATCTTTATTCTCCCTAAAAAGAACTTTCCTTCTAAAAAACGGTTACATTTAAGCCGAACATGCCCATTAAATGTAACAGAAACATTTCACACTTTAGCTTAACAAAGCTACTTATTCACTTAACATTGATTTATGCAATCCGTATTTGGTAGCCTTATAAAATATTTATCAGAAACGATAATGGCTATTTTCCTACTTGTTCTTGACGCTTAAAGACCACCCCATATATACTTGAGGCCTTCTGTGTAAGGCAGAAATCATGAAGAGAAAATATATTCTGACCGCAATCTGGACCACCTGTGTACGTGTTTCATGGGTTTTTGCGGCATCTTTCGACGTACCAAACGGGGACGTTGAGGCATTTCGTAACGCCATCATCAGAGCAAACAAAAACACTAACGAGCTGAATGTTATCAATTTAGCACCCAAAGGACTGTATTTATTTACCAGCAGCTACATGACGCTGCAAGGTACAACACCGACCGCAGGTACGGTGGCTTTACCGCCATTTGAGGCTGCAAGTCGTGTAGTGATCAACGGGAACGGCGCGATACTTCGTCGGGAAGAGGCCGCTCCTGCATTTCGTTTTTTTGTAGCGGGCAATCGTAGCGAACTGACTATCAATCAACTATCTTTCCAAAACGGTTCTACTCATTTTGGGGGCGGAGCCATTGCGGCGGGTTATGGCAGTGTGCTTTCCGTGAATGCCTGCAAGTTTCAGAAAAATATTTCCAATGCGGCGGCCAATTACGGCGGTGGAGCGATTTACACCCAAAGCCAGAGTACACTGAACGTCAATAATTCCGAATTTAAAAATAACGAAGCCTCCCTTTACGGCGGTGCAATCTGTACATTTCTATCTGGCGTTTGGATTAACAATACTAAATTTGTAGAAAACACAGCCCAACTCAACGGGGGCGCGGTATATCTGAACGGCGCAAACGGCGATGAAGGCACGATCTCGCTACAAAATTCTTTGTGGGTAATGAACCAAACTACCGAAAATGGTGGCGCGGTATGGGCTACGACCTACAACCAAGAAGCATTTAAAGCAACCAAATGTATTTTTTCGGATAATAAAGCCATCGGCAGCAACAGCAAAGGTGGGGCTATTTGGCTCAATACCAGTGCTTTTTCGATGCCATTACAGGCTTTTGAGTACAATTATGACGACACGCAGGCCAGCTTTGAGCGTTGTGTAATGAACAATAACACAGCTTTAGAAAATGGCGGAAGTCTTTGGCTAGGCGGCGGAAAAGTCAATATAAATCATTCCATGATAAGCCACAACCACGTAAGCAACCAACAAAGCGGTTTAGGCGGGGCTATTTATAGCTACAAAGCAAAAGTAAATATCGAAAATACAACAATTACAAACAATTTTGCAGGTAAAGCGGCAGGCGGTGTGTTTGCAGGAACAAAAAGTAAAATATCTGTAAGCAATACGACCTTAGCTTATAATATTTCCCAAAAAATACATCAGTCCAGTAATTGCGGGGCGATTTATACACAAAAAGAAATGCCCAGCAGTAGCAAACTCAGCGAAAAACCAAATTGCATAGACAACTACTATATAAGTAAAGTAACTGATGCTCCCGACTACCCTACTCGCGGCCAAACGCTACGCAATGCCATTTGCGATACAGAGCAAATT
This genomic stretch from Flexibacter flexilis DSM 6793 harbors:
- a CDS encoding GDSL-type esterase/lipase family protein, whose protein sequence is MFCISVIAAGFAQNMPDLPPKHLKLYKADRNHLICADTTVLAPFWDKLDSLAEGANKQVHIMHIGDSHIQADLFSGRIRQLLLDEKLFPVAGRGVIFPYQLAKTNNPSGYQVTYTGNWEGCRNAARDRECQWGLAGITATTRDADAIFTLKLGYSASLKHPFKRVKIFYPTQETASFTLRCMAENVLSDSVYKEAGYQEFILKDSLAQISFQLKQKDSTQRYFTMQGISLENDCRGIVYSSLGVNGAEVVSFLKSPDLDKNLKVVKPDMVIISLGTNDAYMPRFDEPQFRLSLGRLIQRIKMAVPEAVVLLTTPGDSYYRRYRPNRNMIKAVKQTVHVAEETGAVVWDFYAVMGGFRSVQRWYAHGLAQKDRLHLSAKGYQLQGDLLYTAMMRAWKAYRKQKQANLSK